A region from the Desulfoglaeba alkanexedens ALDC genome encodes:
- a CDS encoding virulence RhuM family protein, protein MTILPANPTRSEILIYQTEDGRTRIQVRMEDETVWLTQADMAQLFQTTSQNITLHLKNIYQEGELDESATCKDFLQVQSEGGRQVQRSRKFYNLDAVISVGYRIKSHVATRFRQWATQRLREYIVKGFTLDDERLKQAGGGNYFDELLARIRDIRASEKVFWRKVLDIYATSIDYDPSTEMSRRFFQIVQNKMHWAAHGHTAAEIIAARADAEKPHMGLTSWTGAKPTQADSEIAKNYLTIEELDTLNRIVTIYLDFAELQALNRKPMYMKDWIAKLDEFLKVSERDILTHAGKISHEAAIEKARMEYEKFRKRSLEEPSPVERHFIEAVKEVKKLEQKKPRNTRKTRK, encoded by the coding sequence ATGACCATCCTTCCGGCCAACCCTACCCGTTCCGAGATCCTCATCTACCAGACTGAGGACGGCCGCACGCGCATTCAGGTTCGGATGGAAGATGAAACGGTATGGCTGACGCAGGCGGATATGGCGCAGCTTTTTCAGACCACTTCGCAGAACATCACCCTTCACCTCAAAAATATCTATCAGGAAGGGGAGTTGGACGAGTCGGCAACCTGTAAGGATTTCTTACAAGTTCAAAGCGAAGGGGGAAGGCAGGTTCAGCGCAGCCGGAAATTCTACAACCTGGATGCCGTCATCTCCGTGGGTTACCGGATCAAGAGCCATGTGGCCACCCGCTTCCGACAGTGGGCTACCCAGCGGCTGCGGGAGTACATTGTTAAAGGCTTCACGCTGGACGACGAGCGGCTCAAGCAGGCCGGGGGAGGCAACTATTTCGATGAACTCTTGGCCCGCATCCGGGACATTCGCGCCTCGGAAAAGGTCTTCTGGCGCAAGGTGCTGGATATCTATGCCACAAGCATCGACTACGACCCCAGCACGGAAATGTCCCGCCGATTCTTTCAGATCGTCCAAAACAAGATGCACTGGGCCGCCCACGGCCACACGGCCGCCGAGATCATCGCCGCCAGGGCCGACGCCGAGAAGCCGCACATGGGGTTGACCTCCTGGACAGGGGCCAAACCCACCCAGGCCGACAGTGAGATCGCCAAGAATTACCTGACCATAGAGGAGTTGGATACCCTCAACCGAATCGTGACCATCTATTTGGACTTCGCCGAACTGCAAGCCCTCAACCGTAAACCCATGTATATGAAAGACTGGATCGCCAAGCTGGACGAGTTCCTGAAGGTCAGCGAAAGGGACATCCTTACCCATGCGGGGAAGATCAGCCATGAGGCGGCCATTGAAAAGGCACGGATGGAATATGAAAAATTCCGAAAGCGGTCATTGGAAGAACCTTCGCCGGTGGAGCGCCACTTTATTGAAGCAGTGAAGGAAGTGAAAAAACTGGAACAAAAGAAACCACGGAACACACGGAAAACACGGAAATAA
- a CDS encoding DEAD/DEAH box helicase, with product MRIDANSWYYSPDHGQLCQVIEAQTLWGETTCRVWLPGRDSVVRIPASRLKPIESAGTTSPEYIAYIAAAARVADALTQDVLLAPIESSVIPLPHQIRALSRAIANDRVRYLLADEVGLGKTIEAGLILRELKLRGLVKRTLVIAPKGLVSQWVAEMRVHFNEHFQLVLPEDIKTLSRISAVSGSEFLVPGSIQQPETRDQEPANPWTMFSQVVVPMDSVKPLDKRRGWSAAQVSEHNRERFEDLLSAGWDLVIVDEAHRLGGSTDQVARFKLGQGLSEAAPYFLMLSATPHQGKTDAFHRLVSLIDAQEFPDISSVTRERVQPHVIRTEKRRAIDADGKPLFKPRRTQLGPVSWEDRHRDQRLLYEAVTEYVREGYNQAMREKRNYIGFLMILMQRLVVSSTSAIKTTLERRLEALEERTTDGHGYTQMELSKEGSESIGVHPWFSPEEWADLDGQEQVDTLLKPRLKVLENERAEVELLLEAAKRCEAQGPDAKAEALLEWIYRLQAEEGDPDLKVLVFTEFVPTQEMLYTFLTERGFEVVCLNGSMDMEERKRVQDAFAKDARILISTDAGGEGLNLQFCHVVINYDIPWNPMRLEQRIGRVDRIGQTFTVRAINFVFEDSVEHRVREVLEEKLAVIFEEFGIDKTGDVLDSAQAGQIFDDLYVEAILNPDVVETKVDEVMKSIQEQARESRQSASVLGSTEDLDPREAQRLLAHPLPAWIETMTVSWLRSRSHELKAMRTEDDGISPGAEIIGKEGPATIWRLTWPDGTVQEGAFTHHSALSPHYSKLGLEEPRVRGLAMRLPPFAPGQPIPVITLPGLAPEIQGFWSLWEISIHVDSALSTQSSSLTRHRRVLPLFLADDGRVFAPTARHIWDQLVVTEPTILRHLDVETSHQAFERLREAAERQGKMIYDELVAAHRERLAREREKGEYAFAARRRAIERIGLPQVRNHRLSLLEQEEERFHEQLGRRTQILPELAPLLLVRVEGNHG from the coding sequence ATGCGGATTGATGCAAATAGCTGGTACTACAGCCCGGACCATGGGCAGCTCTGTCAGGTCATCGAAGCCCAGACGCTCTGGGGTGAGACGACCTGCCGCGTATGGCTGCCCGGGCGCGACTCCGTGGTCCGAATCCCGGCATCTCGGCTCAAACCGATTGAGAGTGCTGGTACCACCTCGCCGGAATACATCGCCTACATCGCTGCTGCCGCGCGGGTAGCCGACGCCCTGACCCAGGACGTCCTGCTCGCGCCCATCGAGTCCTCCGTCATCCCGCTGCCGCACCAGATACGGGCCCTGTCCCGCGCCATCGCCAACGACCGCGTGCGCTATCTCCTAGCGGACGAGGTCGGTCTGGGTAAGACCATCGAGGCCGGGCTCATTCTGCGGGAGCTCAAACTTCGCGGGCTGGTCAAGCGGACGCTGGTCATCGCCCCGAAAGGGCTGGTGAGCCAGTGGGTGGCCGAAATGCGGGTCCACTTCAACGAACATTTCCAGCTTGTCTTACCGGAAGACATAAAAACACTCAGCCGCATTTCGGCAGTTTCTGGTTCCGAGTTCCTGGTTCCTGGTTCAATACAACAACCAGAAACCAGAGACCAGGAACCAGCCAACCCATGGACGATGTTCTCCCAAGTGGTGGTGCCCATGGATTCGGTCAAGCCTCTGGACAAGCGCCGCGGCTGGAGCGCGGCTCAGGTGAGTGAGCACAATCGCGAACGGTTCGAGGACCTGCTCTCCGCCGGCTGGGACCTGGTGATCGTGGACGAAGCGCACCGACTCGGCGGCAGCACCGACCAGGTGGCCCGCTTCAAACTGGGCCAGGGACTCTCCGAGGCTGCGCCATATTTCCTGATGCTTTCGGCCACCCCGCACCAGGGCAAGACCGACGCCTTTCATCGGCTGGTTTCCCTGATCGACGCCCAGGAGTTCCCGGATATCAGCAGCGTCACCCGCGAGCGGGTCCAGCCGCATGTCATCCGCACCGAGAAGCGCCGTGCCATCGATGCCGATGGGAAGCCCCTGTTCAAGCCGCGGCGCACGCAGCTTGGCCCGGTCTCCTGGGAGGATCGCCACCGGGACCAGCGGCTGCTCTACGAGGCGGTCACGGAATACGTGCGAGAAGGCTACAACCAGGCCATGCGGGAGAAGCGGAACTACATCGGATTCTTGATGATCCTGATGCAGCGCCTGGTGGTCTCCAGCACAAGCGCGATCAAGACGACGCTGGAGCGGCGCCTCGAGGCCCTCGAAGAAAGAACCACGGATGGACACGGATATACACAGATGGAGTTATCGAAGGAAGGATCCGAGTCCATCGGTGTTCATCCGTGGTTCTCTCCCGAGGAATGGGCCGACCTGGACGGCCAGGAACAGGTGGACACGCTGCTCAAGCCCCGGCTCAAGGTCCTGGAGAATGAACGGGCCGAGGTGGAGCTGCTCCTGGAGGCGGCCAAACGCTGCGAAGCCCAAGGCCCGGACGCCAAGGCCGAGGCGCTCCTGGAGTGGATCTACCGGCTACAGGCTGAGGAAGGCGACCCGGATCTCAAGGTGCTGGTGTTCACCGAGTTCGTGCCGACCCAGGAGATGCTTTACACGTTCCTGACCGAGCGCGGCTTCGAGGTGGTATGCCTCAACGGCTCCATGGACATGGAGGAGCGCAAGCGGGTCCAAGACGCTTTTGCCAAGGACGCCCGCATCCTCATCTCGACGGACGCCGGTGGTGAGGGTCTCAACCTACAGTTCTGTCATGTGGTCATCAACTACGACATCCCGTGGAACCCGATGCGCCTGGAACAGCGCATCGGCAGGGTGGACCGCATCGGCCAGACTTTTACTGTGCGCGCCATCAACTTCGTGTTCGAGGACTCGGTCGAACACCGTGTCCGCGAGGTCCTCGAAGAGAAACTGGCGGTCATCTTCGAAGAGTTCGGCATCGACAAGACCGGTGATGTGCTTGACTCTGCCCAGGCGGGCCAGATTTTCGATGATCTGTATGTGGAAGCCATCCTCAACCCTGATGTGGTGGAAACGAAGGTCGACGAGGTCATGAAAAGCATCCAGGAGCAGGCCCGGGAGTCCCGGCAGAGCGCTTCCGTGCTCGGCTCTACCGAGGACCTGGACCCTCGTGAGGCCCAGCGGCTGCTGGCTCACCCGCTCCCGGCCTGGATCGAAACCATGACGGTATCATGGCTCCGGTCCAGGAGTCATGAGTTGAAAGCGATGAGGACTGAGGATGACGGCATATCACCAGGCGCTGAAATCATCGGTAAAGAGGGGCCAGCCACCATTTGGCGACTAACATGGCCCGACGGTACGGTCCAGGAGGGAGCCTTCACCCATCACTCAGCACTCAGTCCTCATTACTCAAAACTCGGGCTCGAAGAGCCTCGCGTGCGTGGGCTGGCCATGCGCCTTCCTCCCTTTGCTCCGGGACAACCGATCCCGGTCATCACGCTTCCCGGCCTGGCGCCAGAGATCCAAGGGTTCTGGTCTTTGTGGGAAATTTCGATTCACGTCGACTCAGCACTCAGCACTCAAAGCTCATCACTCACGCGCCATCGGCGCGTCCTGCCTTTGTTCCTGGCTGACGACGGTCGGGTGTTTGCGCCGACTGCCCGCCACATCTGGGATCAACTGGTGGTAACGGAGCCCACGATCCTCCGGCATTTGGACGTCGAGACCTCTCATCAAGCTTTCGAACGACTCCGGGAGGCGGCAGAACGACAGGGGAAGATGATCTATGACGAGTTGGTAGCCGCTCACCGGGAGCGCCTTGCGCGGGAGCGTGAGAAGGGCGAGTACGCCTTCGCTGCGCGACGCAGAGCCATCGAGCGCATCGGACTGCCCCAGGTCCGTAACCATCGCCTGAGTCTGTTGGAACAGGAGGAAGAACGCTTCCACGAACAACTCGGGCGCAGGACCCAGATCTTGCCGGAACTGGCGCCCCTGCTTCTCGTCCGCGTAGAAGGGAACCACGGATGA
- a CDS encoding GxxExxY protein, producing MNTDQHRLVHENETRHIIGCAMEVLNTLGHGLLEKPYENALVVEFQRRGIAYRQQPRFDVVYKGVKVGEYVPDLIVFDKIVVDTKVIERITDHEIGQMLNYLKITGLPLGLILNFRRARLDWKRIVL from the coding sequence ATGAACACGGATCAACACAGATTGGTTCATGAAAATGAGACACGGCACATCATCGGTTGCGCGATGGAGGTGCTGAATACGCTGGGGCATGGGTTGCTGGAGAAACCGTATGAGAATGCCTTGGTTGTCGAATTCCAACGACGGGGGATAGCCTACCGGCAGCAGCCTCGCTTCGATGTCGTCTATAAGGGCGTCAAGGTCGGTGAATATGTTCCCGACTTGATTGTCTTCGACAAGATCGTCGTGGATACGAAAGTGATCGAGAGAATCACGGACCATGAGATCGGCCAAATGCTCAATTACCTCAAGATCACAGGACTACCGCTGGGCCTGATCTTGAACTTCCGCCGCGCACGACTCGATTGGAAAAGGATCGTGTTATGA
- a CDS encoding ADP-ribosylglycohydrolase family protein, whose product MLTALRIGNFKAFAETQRIPVRPLTLIYGANSSGKSSALHSMIHARHTQETGDLDVHRTNVGGESVDLGGFRQYVHRRESNRRVEWAMELDTSSFTDRLAELFAPVKQVAMLLNLGIGLDDQDHPLPESMPEIHTYELLADGQSLLRMSRRRDSKLQLDRLDHEHPVFREVIKAMVLLFTTTETIHPEDFEGLDEAIAHAIRQGCDSRDLYEQSVTWAEDMKVDGSLLEVVRGPAESPPADYVRHQGWVLTAFRNALWQLLHATNLEEAVVDTVMRGGDTDTNAAICGAILGAVHGRDAVPHQWVDSLLNCRPAAGQPNVHRPRPECFWPVDALELAERLLKSGEAR is encoded by the coding sequence ATGCTGACTGCTCTACGAATCGGAAATTTCAAGGCCTTTGCAGAAACGCAGCGGATTCCCGTGCGTCCTTTGACGCTGATCTATGGTGCGAACAGTTCCGGAAAATCGAGCGCCCTGCACAGCATGATTCACGCCCGTCATACGCAGGAGACGGGCGATCTGGATGTTCATCGCACCAACGTGGGCGGCGAGTCGGTGGACCTGGGTGGGTTCCGCCAGTATGTTCACAGGCGAGAGTCCAATCGCCGGGTCGAGTGGGCCATGGAGCTGGATACGAGTTCATTCACGGACAGGCTTGCGGAACTCTTCGCCCCCGTTAAGCAGGTTGCGATGCTCCTCAACCTGGGCATCGGCCTGGACGATCAGGACCACCCGCTACCGGAGTCAATGCCTGAAATTCACACCTATGAACTTCTCGCCGATGGTCAGAGCCTTCTCCGGATGAGTCGCCGCAGAGACAGTAAGCTTCAGCTCGACCGCTTGGATCACGAACATCCTGTATTTCGGGAAGTTATCAAGGCGATGGTCCTGCTTTTTACAACGACCGAAACGATTCACCCAGAGGACTTTGAGGGCCTTGATGAGGCGATTGCCCACGCCATCCGCCAAGGGTGCGATAGTCGAGATCTGTACGAGCAGAGTGTGACCTGGGCGGAAGACATGAAGGTGGATGGGAGCCTCCTGGAAGTGGTTCGAGGTCCCGCCGAATCACCGCCAGCGGATTATGTCCGCCACCAGGGCTGGGTACTGACGGCATTCCGCAACGCCCTGTGGCAGCTTCTGCATGCCACGAATCTGGAGGAAGCCGTTGTGGACACCGTCATGCGCGGGGGAGACACCGACACCAACGCCGCCATCTGTGGCGCGATTCTGGGTGCCGTGCATGGCCGGGACGCCGTCCCCCACCAATGGGTCGACTCCCTGCTCAATTGCCGCCCCGCAGCGGGACAACCGAATGTACATCGTCCTCGTCCGGAGTGCTTCTGGCCG
- the pglZ gene encoding BREX-3 system phosphatase PglZ: MGESQSGSICVDPWFNSWRAEILKEFTAGVSRLTLVADPDGLLLEEGVLEGIRERGFELIPFEDHVAFRYAYESKFRSRWDRGEETDLVVVLRSASHDLDALPYDLLQAGRKLSFSLSDLFPNLSYPVVATLDRADLDALFDAQLRHAPGQLGDNATKDFVLRYVFEIAPELIKEPKDLLRVLLRRHYRGGRIPAILDERFIQVLRQNGLFEGWPLETIIPDAQAFFAFLQERWPVFLDSLAKPKDDVLHQDAADYDFEFLGPTLLPFDHHDVRIYIDNLFLEGLLQPVPHEQSQALAKTWVAYGIKVSSADKRRRRIEGLLDSIEKALPTVEARYGEWFHFAYRWAKLKVLSAEDWVLSEDGRDWRERIEALTRQVDARYLEWVTRHYASLINLPATNPVMLHHLPRFFAHSTLSTQRSKLAFLLVDGMSFDQWLVLQEVLTEQLPTLRFRETAVFAWIPTITSVCRQAAFAGRPPIYFPASIHTTDKEPSLWTQFWVDQGLTQREVAYTKGLGDGDLDEVSELLSRPRLRVLGLVIDKVDRIMHGMELGSAGMHNQVRQWARQGFMRDLLSLLHDRHFQVYLASDHGNIEARGVGRPAEGAVADLRGERVRVYSDPRLRAQIKERFPESMEWPSVGLPEDYLALIAPPRAAFVRAGETLVGHGGISVEELLVPLVQIDRKGRWVCRDIDDITR; encoded by the coding sequence ATGGGTGAGAGCCAATCTGGGTCCATCTGTGTCGATCCGTGGTTCAATTCTTGGCGCGCTGAGATCCTGAAGGAGTTTACCGCCGGCGTATCCCGGCTTACCCTGGTCGCGGACCCGGACGGCCTGCTCCTTGAAGAGGGTGTCCTCGAGGGGATCCGGGAACGGGGCTTTGAGCTGATCCCGTTCGAGGATCATGTCGCCTTTCGTTATGCCTACGAATCCAAGTTCCGCTCCCGTTGGGACCGTGGCGAGGAAACCGATCTGGTGGTCGTGCTGCGATCGGCTTCACACGATCTTGATGCCTTGCCCTACGACCTGCTTCAGGCTGGCCGTAAGCTCTCGTTCTCCTTAAGCGATCTCTTTCCGAATCTCAGCTATCCCGTGGTCGCGACGCTCGACCGGGCTGATCTCGACGCCTTGTTCGATGCGCAATTGAGGCACGCGCCGGGGCAGCTCGGCGACAACGCCACCAAAGATTTCGTTCTTCGTTATGTGTTCGAGATCGCGCCGGAACTCATCAAAGAGCCTAAGGATCTGCTGCGGGTGTTGCTGCGCCGCCATTACCGCGGCGGGCGGATTCCGGCTATCCTCGATGAGCGCTTTATCCAGGTGCTTCGTCAAAACGGCCTATTCGAGGGTTGGCCTTTAGAGACCATCATTCCGGACGCGCAAGCATTCTTTGCGTTCTTGCAGGAGCGCTGGCCGGTGTTCCTGGATTCGCTCGCAAAGCCGAAAGACGATGTTCTCCACCAGGACGCGGCGGACTACGACTTCGAATTTCTAGGACCGACGCTTTTGCCTTTCGACCACCACGATGTACGCATTTACATCGACAATCTTTTCCTCGAGGGCTTGCTCCAGCCGGTTCCTCACGAGCAATCGCAAGCGCTCGCCAAGACCTGGGTGGCCTACGGCATCAAAGTCTCCTCCGCGGACAAGCGTCGCCGCCGCATCGAGGGGCTGCTGGATTCCATCGAGAAGGCTCTCCCCACGGTGGAGGCGCGTTATGGAGAGTGGTTCCATTTCGCTTACCGGTGGGCGAAACTGAAAGTGCTGAGTGCTGAGGACTGGGTGTTGAGTGAGGACGGGAGGGATTGGCGAGAACGAATCGAGGCGCTTACCCGGCAGGTGGATGCGCGCTACCTTGAATGGGTCACTCGTCATTATGCAAGTCTCATCAACCTACCGGCCACGAATCCAGTCATGCTTCACCATCTGCCCCGGTTCTTTGCGCACTCAACGCTCAGCACTCAACGCTCAAAGCTTGCCTTTCTACTGGTTGACGGAATGTCATTTGATCAGTGGCTTGTTTTGCAAGAAGTGCTTACCGAGCAACTCCCTACGCTTCGGTTCCGTGAAACGGCGGTTTTCGCCTGGATTCCCACGATCACCTCGGTTTGCCGGCAGGCCGCCTTTGCCGGCAGGCCGCCGATCTACTTCCCGGCGAGTATCCATACCACAGACAAGGAGCCGAGCCTTTGGACCCAGTTCTGGGTCGATCAGGGGCTGACGCAGCGTGAGGTGGCTTACACCAAGGGGCTGGGCGACGGGGACCTGGACGAGGTCTCCGAGCTACTCAGCCGCCCCAGGCTGCGTGTCCTCGGACTGGTCATTGACAAGGTCGACCGGATCATGCACGGCATGGAGCTGGGTTCGGCGGGCATGCACAACCAGGTTCGGCAATGGGCCAGGCAGGGATTTATGCGGGACCTTCTCAGCCTGCTTCATGATCGCCATTTCCAGGTCTACCTTGCCTCGGACCACGGCAACATCGAGGCGAGAGGCGTGGGACGGCCTGCCGAAGGGGCGGTTGCGGACCTGCGCGGCGAGCGCGTCCGTGTCTACTCCGATCCCAGGCTCAGGGCTCAAATTAAGGAGCGATTTCCGGAGTCCATGGAGTGGCCTTCGGTGGGCCTTCCAGAGGACTACCTCGCCCTCATCGCGCCACCCCGGGCTGCTTTCGTGCGGGCGGGTGAAACCCTCGTCGGTCATGGAGGCATTAGTGTCGAGGAACTGCTCGTCCCTCTTGTACAGATTGATAGGAAGGGCCGATGGGTTTGCCGAGACATCGACGACATAACCAGATAG